One Glycine soja cultivar W05 chromosome 2, ASM419377v2, whole genome shotgun sequence genomic region harbors:
- the LOC114379212 gene encoding uncharacterized protein LOC114379212 isoform X2, with the protein MLLRMKDGLPFHARNFLKTGLVHQIYSLCALLIAPFFSLDTSSFKVDAVTSDNGIGHSPKKENGNIENRNNSVSGEGEPGTSDEEQMEDVSDDESLLQKEVLKKQTALLLQKFENSHFFVRISESDDPLWSKRSSSEIFSNSSDANTEKASTIKSKGDTFSPISTIIDRGNFDSNVSGGVARNSVKCCALPNGDLVVVLQVNVGVNFLRDPCIEILQFEKRQERMSSPDSKVDAANQDSCAELLNWMLPLDNGRPSTYPPFPPHLTSTSGIGSSSQGSNFSGSSSSQLFSFGNFRSYSMSSLPQTMSTPSAPVKAVSSKPNFDLKDWDQISSQKYFWKKMGFEGLLSFRGVSLEQERFHVCCGLEGLYTPGRRWRRKLKIIQPLDIHSFAADVNSDDLLCVQIKNVAPIHAPDIVIFIDTITIVLEEFTKNGSLSSLPISCIEAGNDHSLPNLALRRGEEHSFILKPATSIWKGHKIQDDRSSQWSRMKHRNKTSKLRLNRRKTALINDQYSILVSCRCNYTASRLFFKQPTSWRPRSSRDIMISVVSEMSGQSLAAYGKTCQLPIQILTLQASNLTSEDLTLTVLAPASFTSPLSVVSLNSPTTPMSPFLGFSELLVRVNGERGIGATQRQSFTLGVKDNEKQSYDGKAQAVSTSDDVIPGSDLSCTHLWLQSRIPLGCIPSQSIATIKLELLPLTDGIIVLDTLQIDVKEKGVTYIPECSLKIHATSSISKGI; encoded by the exons GATACATCTTCATTCAAAGTTGATGCAGTGACAAGTGACAATGGCATAGGTCACAGCCCcaagaaagaaaatggaaacattgaaaacagaaacaatTCAGTGTCTGGAGAAGGGGAACCTGGTACCAGTGATGAAGAGCAGATGGAAGATGTTTCTGATGATGAATCCCTTCTTCAAAAAGAGGTTCTCAAAAAACAAACCGCATTATTGTTGCAAAAGTTTGAAAATTCTCACTTCTTTGTGAGGATTTCTGAGTCTGATGATCCCCTTTGGTCCAAAAGAAGCTCTTCAGAAATTTTTTCCAACTCTTCTGATGCAAATACTGAAAAGGCCTCAACAATCAAATCTAAAGGGGACACATTTTCTCCTATTAGTACTATTATTGATAGAGGGAATTTTGATTCAAATGTTTCTGGTGGAGTGGCAAGAAATTCTGTGAAGTGTTGTGCTTTACCTAATGGAGACTTAGTG GTTGTTTTACAGGTGAATGTTGGTGTTAATTTTCTTAGAGATCCTTGTATAGAAATTCTTCAATTTGAAAAGCGTCAGGAGAGAATGTCATCTCCTGACAGCAAGGTGGATGCAGCAAATCAGGATTCATGTGCAGAGCTGTTAAATTGGATGCTTCCGTTGGATAATGGGAGGCCTTCTACTTACCCGCCATTTCCTCCTCATTTAACTTCAACTTCAGGAATTGGTAGCTCCTCTCAGGGATCCAATTTTTCTGGATCATCTAGCTCTCAGTTATTCTCCTTTGGCAATTTTAGAAGTTACTCCATGTCATCATTACCGCAAACCATGAGCACTCCATCTGCTCCTGTCAAAGCAGTTAGTTCTAAGCCAAATTTTGACCTTAAGGATTGGGATCAAATCTCATCTCAgaaatatttttggaaaaagATGGGGTTTGAAGGACTTCTATCTTTCCGAGGTGTTTCACTGGAACAAGAGAgatttcatgtttgttgtggATTAGAAGGCCTATATACACCAGGAAGAAGGTGGAGAAGGAAACTTAAAATAATACAGCCATTAGACATTCATTCTTTTGCTGCTGACGTCAATTCAGATGATCTTCTGTGTGTTCAGATAAAG AATGTTGCTCCTATACATGCTCCAGACATTGTGATATTTATAGATACCATAACTATTGTTCTTGAGGAGTTTACAAAAAATGGATCACTGTCGTCATTGCCGATTTCATGTATTGAAGCTGGAAATGATCATTCTTTACCAAATCTAGCTCTCAG GAGAGGTGAAGAGcattcttttattcttaaacCAGCAACTTCTATATGGAAGGGTCACAAGATTCAGGATGATAGAAGTTCTCAATGGTCAAGGATGAAACATAgaaataaaacatcaaaactAAGACTCAACAGACGGAAGACTGCTTTAATTAATGACCAGTATTCAATTTTGGTTTCATGTCGATGCAATTATACTG CATCAAGGTTGTTCTTTAAGCAACCAACCAGTTGGCGACCACGTAGCTCAAGGGATATTATGATCTCGGTTGTGTCAGAGATGTCAGGACAGTCTCTTGCTGCTTATGGAAAAACTTGCCAACTTCCCATACAG atATTAACTCTTCAAGCTTCAAATTTGACCTCTGAGGATCTAACTTTGACTGTGCTTGCTCCAGCCTCATTTACTTCACCCCTTTCAGTAGTCTCCTTGAATTCACCAACGACTCCAATGAGTCCTTTTTTAGGTTTCTCAGAGTTATTAGTAAGAGTAAATGGTGAAAGAGGAATTGGTGCCACCCAGCGACAAAGTTTCACTCTTGGTGTAAAAGATAATGAGAAACAAAGTTATGATGGCAAAGCCCAGGCTGTTTCTACGAGTGATGATGTCATTCCTGGTTCTGATCTTAGTTGTACACATCTATGGCTGCAGAGTAGAATTCCACTTGG ATGTATTCCATCTCAATCCATTGCCACTATAAAGCTTGAGCTACTTCCATTGACTGATGGCATAATTGTTCTGGACACTTTGCAAATTGATGTCAAGGAAAAAG GTGTTACCTATATCCCTGAGTGCTCATTAAAGATACATGCAACTTCCAGTATCTCCAAGGGGATATAG
- the LOC114379204 gene encoding probable serine/threonine-protein kinase PIX7 produces MGLGAENGKVVESWDVCKSKGRKKKKGDEGGEAEAGCWVRLRFIGSCISSRSKVDTSVSGSGTSTHYAESKSTNDTSRDQPTAPAVSSTTTSNAESNSSSTSKLEEELKIASRLRKFSFNELKLATRNFRPESFLGEGGFGCVFKGWIEENGTAPVKPGTGLTVAVKTLNHDGLQGHKEWLAEVNFLGDLVHPNLVKLVGYCIEEDQRLLVYEFMPRGSLENHLFRRSIPLPWSIRMKIALGAAKGLAFLHEEAERPVIYRDFKTSNILLDAEYNAKLSDFGLAKDGPEGDKTHVSTRVMGTYGYAAPEYVMTGHLTSKSDVYSFGVVLLEMLTGRRSMDKHRPNGEHNLVEWARPHLGERRRFYRLIDPRLEGHFSVKGAQKAALLAAHCLSRDPKARPLMSEVVEALKPLPNLKDMASSSYYFQAMQADRIGASPNTRNGRMQGALLTRNGQQQRSLSIPNGTYASPYHHQFPQPSPKPNGKA; encoded by the exons ATGGGGTTGGGTGCTGAGAATGGCAAGGTGGTGGAGTCTTGGGATGTGTGTAAATCAAaggggaggaagaagaagaagggggaTGAAGGGGGTGAGGCTGAGGCTGGGTGTTGGGTTAGGTTGAGGTTCATTGGGAGCTGCATTTCTTCAAGATCCAAGGTTGATACCTCAGTCAGTGGCAGTGGCACCAGTACTCATTATG CTGAAAGTAAATCAACTAATGATACTAGTAGAGACCAACCAACAGCCCCAGCAGTCTCTTCTACAACCACTAGTAATGCTGAAAGCAATTCATCATCCACTTCCAAGCTTGAAGAAGAGCTTAAAATTGCTTCCAGGCTGCGAAAGTTCTCTTTCAATGAACTCAAGTTAGCAACAAGAAATTTCCGACCTGAAAGTTTTCTTGGTGAAGGTGGGTTTGGTTGTGTTTTCAAGGGGTGGATTGAAGAAAATGGAACTGCTCCAGTGAAACCTGGCACAGGACTTACGGTTGCTGTAAAAACCCTAAACCATGATGGGCTCCAGGGTCATAAAGAATGGCTG GCTGAAGTGAATTTTCTTGGTGACCTAGTTCATCCAAACCTTGTTAAACTTGTAGGTTACTGCATTGAAGAGGATCAAAGGTTGCTAGTGTATGAGTTCATGCCTCGGGGTAGCCTGGAAAACCACTTATTTAGGA GATCCATTCCTCTTCCATGGTCCATTAGAATGAAAATTGCACTAGGAGCTGCTAAGGGTCTTGCTTTTCTTCATGAAGAAGCTGAACGACCAGTAATATATAGGGATTTTAAAACTTCAAACATATTACTGGATGCA GAGTACAATGCCAAGCTCTCAGATTTTGGTCTTGCCAAAGATGGTCCAGAAGGTGATAAAACCCATGTGTCTACTCGAGTGATGGGAACCTATGGTTATGCAGCACCAGAATATGTCATGACGG GTCATCTTACATCAAAAAGTGATGTGTACAGTTTCGGAGTGGTACTACTTGAGATGTTGACCGGCAGAAGATCCATGGACAAACACCGACCCAACGGTGAGCATAACCTTGTGGAATGGGCTCGGCCACATCTAGGAGAGAGAAGAAGGTTCTACAGGTTGATAGACCCTCGCTTGGAAGGCCATTTTTCGGTAAAAGGAGCTCAGAAAGCTGCCCTACTGGCTGCTCACTGCCTTAGTAGAGATCCAAAAGCCAGACCCCTAATGAGTGAAGTTGTGGAAGCTTTAAAGCCTTTGCCAAACCTCAAGGACATGGCAAGCTCTTCATATTATTTCCAGGCAATGCAAGCTGACCGCATTGGAGCGAGCCCAAACACAAGAAATGGGCGAATGCAAGGAGCGTTGCTCACCCGCAATGGACAGCAGCAAAGGAGCCTTTCAATACCAAATGGTACTTATGCATCTCCATATCACCATCAGTTTCCCCAACCATCACCAAAACCCAATGGCAAAGCATAG